A part of Thermodesulforhabdaceae bacterium genomic DNA contains:
- the pgeF gene encoding peptidoglycan editing factor PgeF, with product MESSKIAIPVSVNGFTLFRFTALDEIPGLKYGIFGRSGGVSPPPYNFLNVAFSTGDSEENVLRNTELVRAELNFSRLASCSQVHGSKIVVIDENLPLHKSESILIHLGEADAMVTNLPDIGLMVKTGDCQAIILVDPSRHVVANVHCGWRGNVQNIVSMVVNVMKHRFASQPKDIIAAISPSLGPCCAEFVSYRDIFPQAFWRFQTKENYFNLWDISVTQLVNAGLRPENIYVSGWCTRCHPEYFFSYRREKKSGRMAVVAGWKE from the coding sequence TTGGAAAGTTCAAAAATAGCTATTCCTGTTTCAGTAAATGGTTTTACGCTTTTTAGGTTTACCGCTTTGGATGAAATTCCCGGCTTAAAATACGGCATCTTCGGAAGGTCCGGTGGTGTAAGCCCTCCACCATACAACTTCCTTAATGTTGCTTTTTCTACCGGTGATTCTGAAGAAAATGTACTCAGAAACACTGAGCTGGTTCGTGCGGAATTGAATTTTTCACGTCTCGCAAGCTGTAGCCAGGTTCACGGAAGTAAGATCGTCGTTATTGACGAAAATCTTCCCTTGCATAAGTCGGAATCAATACTTATTCATCTTGGTGAGGCTGATGCAATGGTAACCAATCTTCCTGATATTGGACTGATGGTTAAAACGGGCGACTGTCAAGCAATAATTTTGGTAGATCCTTCGCGTCATGTTGTAGCTAATGTTCACTGTGGATGGAGAGGAAATGTCCAAAATATTGTCAGCATGGTGGTAAATGTTATGAAGCATCGATTTGCTTCGCAGCCTAAGGATATCATAGCCGCCATAAGCCCCTCACTTGGCCCCTGCTGCGCCGAGTTTGTTAGCTACAGGGACATCTTTCCGCAGGCATTTTGGCGTTTCCAGACAAAGGAAAATTACTTTAATCTCTGGGATATTTCTGTAACTCAATTAGTTAATGCGGGACTTAGGCCTGAAAATATTTATGTGAGTGGCTGGTGTACTCGCTGTCACCCTGAATATTTCTTCTCTTACCGCCGAGAAAAGAAAAGTGGTCGTATGGCTGTGGTCGCAGGTTGGAAGGAGTAA
- the prmA gene encoding 50S ribosomal protein L11 methyltransferase, with protein sequence MTKQTVYKLQVRIDSNVDESLMDEFTSMIAMNLQRPVLQLSSNILELSASTEEQQFIISSISNLANSFLSQPIKVTIESYDDSDWESEWKKHIKPIEVGKKFLICPSWEFPPHNDQNRLVITIDPGMAFGTGHHETTRLCLEWIDRFALANREILSRISLLDVGTGSGILAIASALVGFGSITAIDNDPEAISVARENALKNNVYEKINFFVGEPSEINGAFDVVIANIQSNVLIEMAPLLTRKTVMRLVLSGILKEQEKSVRVAFETKQSFSGVSLSQLGEWVLLDFAYV encoded by the coding sequence ATGACTAAACAAACTGTTTACAAGCTTCAGGTTCGAATAGACTCCAATGTCGATGAATCGCTCATGGACGAGTTTACATCAATGATCGCTATGAACCTTCAACGACCTGTGCTACAACTTTCATCCAACATTCTTGAATTATCCGCATCAACCGAAGAACAACAATTTATCATCTCATCCATATCCAATCTTGCCAATTCTTTTCTTTCACAGCCTATAAAGGTAACCATAGAATCCTATGATGATTCGGACTGGGAATCAGAATGGAAAAAACACATAAAACCCATTGAAGTTGGCAAGAAATTTCTTATATGCCCATCCTGGGAATTTCCGCCCCATAATGACCAGAACCGTCTTGTGATAACTATAGATCCAGGTATGGCATTTGGCACTGGACACCACGAAACAACAAGATTATGTCTCGAATGGATTGATCGTTTCGCTCTTGCTAACCGAGAAATCCTTTCCAGAATATCCCTTCTAGACGTGGGAACAGGTTCGGGCATCCTTGCCATAGCATCCGCTCTAGTTGGTTTCGGTTCCATCACCGCCATAGACAACGACCCCGAAGCTATAAGCGTCGCTCGGGAAAATGCTCTTAAAAACAACGTTTATGAAAAAATCAACTTTTTCGTAGGTGAGCCTTCGGAAATTAATGGAGCCTTTGATGTTGTTATTGCTAACATACAGTCGAATGTGCTTATAGAGATGGCTCCTCTTTTGACCAGAAAAACCGTCATGAGGCTTGTGCTTTCTGGTATTCTTAAAGAACAAGAGAAGAGCGTCAGGGTTGCTTTTGAAACAAAACAATCATTTTCAGGAGTGTCACTATCGCAATTAGGTGAGTGGGTGCTTCTCGATTTTGCATATGTATGA
- the alr gene encoding alanine racemase, with the protein MHNWVEIDLSALKRNYQRIRNLVKPGVSVAPVVKAEAYGHGMIKVAKALFQLKPEWLAVSKFSEAVILRDVGITTPILVLSGLLPDEYEEALARNITPVVYTMEQLYLCETAGKKRLMPFPVHIKIDTGMGRLGFREESLSELISKLKDSLWISPIGVMSHFADADDESSSFPLTQLARFRNFLNHMQSSLNRLPPYIHIANSAGTVRYPESHYTMVRPGLVLYGPTSFAEDFEPVMSLKARILQVKKVPSGTPIGYGRSFVAPEPMVIATVSIGYGDGYPRALSNKAKVLIQGKRCPVVGRVSMNLITVDVSHLSTFPREGEEVVLLGYQGKEIISADELASKVGTISYEIYCRIGSNPVKRYIETQE; encoded by the coding sequence TTGCATAACTGGGTTGAAATCGATCTTAGCGCTCTTAAAAGAAACTACCAGCGTATAAGAAATCTAGTCAAGCCGGGCGTCTCGGTTGCTCCGGTCGTAAAAGCCGAAGCTTACGGTCATGGAATGATTAAGGTTGCCAAAGCTCTTTTCCAACTGAAACCAGAATGGCTCGCTGTAAGCAAGTTTTCGGAAGCCGTTATTCTCAGAGATGTGGGCATTACAACTCCTATTCTTGTTCTTTCCGGTTTACTTCCAGACGAATACGAAGAAGCTCTAGCTAGAAACATAACCCCCGTGGTTTATACGATGGAACAACTTTATCTGTGTGAAACCGCCGGTAAAAAGCGACTTATGCCCTTCCCTGTCCATATAAAAATAGATACCGGAATGGGGCGCCTGGGTTTCAGAGAGGAATCACTTTCTGAACTCATTTCAAAACTTAAAGATTCTCTATGGATTAGCCCTATCGGAGTGATGTCTCACTTTGCCGATGCAGACGACGAATCGTCATCTTTTCCGCTTACTCAGCTTGCACGATTTCGGAATTTTTTAAACCACATGCAAAGTTCATTAAATAGACTTCCGCCTTACATCCATATTGCCAACAGCGCCGGCACTGTCAGATATCCTGAATCCCATTACACAATGGTTCGACCTGGGTTGGTGCTTTATGGCCCAACGAGCTTTGCAGAGGATTTTGAACCTGTAATGAGTCTGAAAGCTCGTATTCTCCAGGTAAAGAAAGTTCCTTCTGGAACTCCAATTGGATACGGAAGAAGCTTTGTTGCCCCTGAGCCCATGGTTATTGCCACGGTTTCTATTGGCTACGGCGATGGCTATCCTAGAGCTCTTTCCAACAAGGCTAAAGTTTTGATCCAGGGAAAACGATGTCCCGTTGTGGGAAGAGTGTCAATGAACCTTATAACTGTCGATGTATCCCATCTTTCTACCTTTCCTAGGGAAGGTGAAGAAGTTGTCCTGCTAGGGTATCAAGGCAAGGAAATAATTAGCGCCGACGAACTTGCTTCAAAAGTTGGAACAATCAGTTACGAAATCTATTGTAGAATTGGTTCAAATCCAGTAAAGCGCTACATTGAGACACAAGAATGA
- the argS gene encoding arginine--tRNA ligase yields the protein MALVRKELSFIVRKALQDTFGINEDFEPELEIPSIAQHGDYATNAAMVLARSLKKNPKEIAEKLKEPITSLGSNILDRLEIAGPGFINFFVRKEAFKQVIPMIFEQRENFGRTDIGKGQFVQVEFVSANPTGPLHVGHGRGAAVGDALSRILDACGYRVHREYYINDVGKQMNILGRSLYLRYLELSGKSIEFPEDHYRGDYMKELAQDFLREVGTRYIDLPEEEVVPICSKYAAQKILDGIRKDLEDFRVTYDEWFSEERLHHEGMVEKAIDQLRSRGFIYEQDCAIWFKSSLFGDEKDRVIIRSNGAKTYFAADIAYHWNKMERGFDRIIDIWGADHHGYVPRIKAVVQALGFDSEKLNVILVQLVNLLRGGQPVAMSTRAGEFVTLREVMDEVGVDAARYIFLTRRSDSPLDFDLELAKAQSSENPVYYVQYAHARISSLLGVASERGVAIDMEKAFKHLDRLEEPQEIQLAKILGEFPFVLRKSAECFEPHRIPYYLHELASTFHAYYNHHRILTDDEELTQARLALAVSIHIVLKNGLNLIGVSAPDKM from the coding sequence ATGGCACTGGTAAGAAAGGAACTTTCCTTCATCGTTCGCAAAGCCTTACAAGATACATTTGGAATTAACGAAGATTTTGAGCCAGAACTTGAAATTCCTTCTATAGCTCAGCATGGAGATTATGCAACCAATGCGGCAATGGTGCTTGCTAGAAGTCTAAAGAAGAACCCCAAAGAGATTGCTGAAAAACTGAAAGAGCCCATAACTTCACTTGGATCAAATATTCTAGATAGACTGGAAATTGCAGGTCCAGGGTTTATAAACTTCTTTGTCAGAAAGGAAGCTTTTAAACAAGTAATTCCGATGATCTTTGAGCAAAGGGAGAATTTTGGCAGAACAGATATTGGTAAGGGACAGTTTGTGCAAGTAGAATTTGTTAGCGCAAATCCCACGGGACCTTTACATGTAGGTCACGGTCGCGGTGCCGCTGTGGGAGACGCTCTTTCTAGAATACTCGATGCATGTGGTTATAGAGTCCATCGCGAATACTACATAAACGATGTCGGCAAGCAGATGAACATTCTCGGGCGAAGTCTCTACCTGCGATATCTGGAGCTTTCAGGTAAGTCCATAGAATTTCCTGAGGATCATTACCGAGGCGACTACATGAAAGAACTTGCTCAGGATTTTCTTCGAGAAGTAGGAACCAGATACATCGATCTTCCGGAAGAGGAAGTGGTTCCAATTTGTTCAAAGTATGCGGCGCAAAAGATTCTTGACGGCATAAGAAAAGATCTTGAGGATTTTCGAGTAACCTACGACGAGTGGTTTAGCGAAGAAAGGCTTCACCACGAAGGAATGGTAGAAAAAGCAATTGATCAGCTTAGAAGCCGTGGCTTCATATACGAACAGGATTGTGCGATATGGTTTAAGAGTTCTCTTTTCGGGGATGAAAAGGACAGAGTTATAATTAGAAGCAACGGAGCAAAAACTTACTTCGCCGCTGACATTGCCTATCACTGGAACAAAATGGAGCGAGGATTTGATAGGATAATTGATATTTGGGGAGCTGATCATCACGGCTATGTGCCAAGAATCAAAGCAGTCGTTCAAGCTCTGGGGTTTGATTCGGAAAAGTTAAATGTTATCCTTGTACAATTGGTAAATCTCCTTAGGGGCGGGCAACCGGTAGCGATGTCAACTCGAGCTGGTGAATTCGTTACCCTTAGAGAAGTAATGGATGAGGTTGGTGTTGATGCCGCTCGATACATTTTCCTAACACGTCGCTCTGACAGTCCTCTAGACTTTGATCTTGAACTGGCAAAGGCACAAAGTAGCGAAAATCCTGTCTATTATGTTCAGTATGCCCATGCCAGGATAAGTAGCTTACTAGGTGTGGCAAGTGAACGAGGTGTTGCAATAGATATGGAAAAGGCTTTCAAACATCTCGACCGTCTGGAAGAACCTCAGGAAATTCAACTGGCAAAAATTCTTGGAGAATTTCCTTTCGTCTTAAGGAAGAGCGCCGAATGCTTTGAGCCCCACCGTATCCCTTACTACCTTCACGAATTGGCATCCACCTTCCATGCCTATTACAATCACCACAGGATCCTTACCGATGATGAAGAGCTAACTCAGGCTAGGTTAGCGCTCGCTGTATCCATACATATCGTGCTCAAAAATGGTTTGAACCTTATAGGAGTTTCAGCACCGGATAAAATGTAA
- a CDS encoding SPOR domain-containing protein produces the protein MAREEPSSYRNIRGSEKKRTLSFELTLLQSCLLAVIFFFSFVWVFYVGVTVGKHFPEDKGKLSLLQKIALAMGYNPGKKVSAETKKEQEASPSPGEMQLELAYHKELSKPVAESTSRITPIVHSSTTLQTTKTPRKTTSLQPPKESSSSYVAVTPSPVLDDKERSKLDVVDTPPTTTIESTGEKYTVLVASFKSAENAGKLEQTLKAKGYMVSRHETVVKNETWYRVTVGNFDSRESAVRFMAMFNEKEGLKGVVIRK, from the coding sequence ATGGCTCGAGAAGAGCCATCCTCCTATAGAAACATTAGGGGTTCGGAGAAAAAGCGAACTCTTTCCTTCGAACTCACACTTTTACAGTCCTGCCTTTTAGCCGTGATCTTCTTTTTCAGCTTTGTATGGGTATTTTATGTAGGTGTTACAGTAGGAAAACACTTTCCTGAAGACAAAGGGAAACTCTCTTTGCTCCAGAAAATCGCTCTTGCTATGGGTTACAACCCTGGCAAGAAGGTATCTGCTGAAACAAAGAAAGAACAAGAGGCTTCCCCTTCTCCCGGTGAAATGCAACTAGAATTAGCTTATCATAAGGAACTTTCTAAACCAGTTGCGGAATCAACCAGTCGGATAACACCCATTGTTCACTCATCCACAACACTGCAAACCACAAAGACGCCTCGTAAAACTACTTCCCTTCAACCACCGAAGGAGTCTTCTTCGTCTTATGTAGCAGTAACACCCAGCCCTGTTTTAGATGACAAGGAACGTTCTAAATTAGACGTTGTAGATACACCTCCAACAACCACCATCGAAAGCACTGGCGAAAAATACACAGTCCTCGTGGCTTCTTTCAAAAGCGCTGAAAACGCAGGAAAGCTGGAACAAACCCTAAAAGCCAAGGGATACATGGTATCTCGACATGAGACGGTGGTTAAAAATGAAACCTGGTATAGAGTAACAGTTGGAAACTTTGATAGTCGAGAATCTGCTGTGCGGTTTATGGCTATGTTTAATGAAAAGGAAGGACTCAAAGGGGTAGTGATAAGGAAGTGA
- the aroF gene encoding 3-deoxy-7-phosphoheptulonate synthase, whose product MIIVMKPDHSQEDLQRVTRRLEDLGLKVHISKGEHRTIVGAIGDEQIIQEVPLESMPGVEKVMPILKPYKLVSREFKPQDTIIKVNGYAIGGKKIQIIAGPCAVESREMLEEVARALRATGVNFLRGGAFKPRTSPYSFQGLGKQALEYLARVREETGMMIVTELMDPRDTVLVCKYADIVQIGTRNMQNFKLLTEVGNIEKPVLLKRGMSATIKELLMAAEYIVSQGNEKVILCERGIRTFETETRNTLDLSAVPLLKKLTHLPVIVDPSHGVGRADLVPAMAKAAVAAGADGLIIEVHPRPEEALSDGSQSLRPEELAMLMDELRRIAHVLDREI is encoded by the coding sequence ATGATTATCGTTATGAAACCAGATCACTCTCAGGAAGATCTTCAAAGAGTTACAAGGCGGTTAGAAGACCTTGGACTGAAAGTTCACATCTCAAAGGGTGAACACAGAACTATCGTTGGGGCCATAGGTGATGAACAGATCATTCAAGAAGTTCCATTAGAATCTATGCCCGGCGTCGAAAAGGTGATGCCTATTCTAAAACCTTATAAACTCGTGAGCCGGGAATTTAAGCCCCAAGATACAATCATCAAGGTCAATGGATATGCTATAGGGGGCAAGAAGATTCAAATTATTGCCGGTCCCTGTGCTGTCGAAAGTAGAGAAATGCTTGAAGAAGTTGCGAGAGCTTTACGAGCCACTGGAGTAAATTTCCTTAGGGGTGGAGCCTTTAAGCCTCGCACATCACCATATTCCTTTCAAGGGTTGGGGAAACAGGCATTGGAATATCTAGCCAGAGTCAGAGAAGAAACCGGCATGATGATAGTGACCGAGCTCATGGATCCTCGAGACACAGTTCTCGTTTGTAAATACGCCGATATTGTCCAGATAGGCACCAGAAATATGCAGAATTTTAAGCTCCTTACCGAAGTGGGTAACATAGAAAAACCGGTTCTTCTTAAACGTGGTATGAGCGCTACAATTAAAGAATTACTCATGGCGGCAGAATACATTGTAAGTCAGGGTAATGAAAAGGTTATATTGTGTGAAAGAGGCATCCGAACTTTTGAAACAGAAACTCGTAACACTCTTGACCTTAGTGCTGTCCCCTTGCTTAAAAAACTCACTCACCTGCCTGTGATTGTTGATCCAAGTCATGGAGTCGGTCGAGCTGATCTTGTACCGGCTATGGCAAAAGCAGCAGTAGCAGCTGGAGCAGATGGGCTTATCATCGAAGTTCATCCCAGACCAGAAGAAGCCCTAAGCGATGGTTCTCAGTCTCTAAGACCAGAAGAATTAGCAATGCTCATGGATGAACTCCGACGCATTGCTCATGTTCTGGATCGGGAAATTTAG
- a CDS encoding prephenate dehydrogenase/arogenate dehydrogenase family protein — translation MKSSDNNTWFPPNAKLGIIGGKGEMGRLFKRFFENRGYQVEIADLDTPKTTREVIEDSKVVVFSVPLHRTVEIIEEHAQYLTDDHLVMDLSSLKVEPIRAMLKSKASVVGLHPMFGGSVSSFAGQTIIACPVRIDSSIWERLKLEFEAEGMVVKECPPERHDELMSIIQVLFHLSTMIQGRVIRELGIDIEETLEYTSPVYRMEISILGRMFAQSGWLYGAISQMNPHTPRIVALIQEILKEYSLWLQDKDLQALVEDFNKTRNHLGSFCARAYEESSQLIEVSSKLFTLRN, via the coding sequence ATGAAAAGTTCTGATAACAATACCTGGTTTCCCCCCAATGCCAAACTAGGTATTATCGGCGGAAAAGGTGAAATGGGCAGATTGTTTAAGCGTTTTTTTGAAAATCGAGGTTATCAAGTTGAAATTGCCGATCTGGATACGCCAAAAACAACTAGGGAAGTTATTGAAGACTCTAAGGTGGTGGTTTTCTCCGTCCCTCTTCACCGCACTGTAGAAATTATCGAAGAACACGCTCAATATCTTACAGATGATCATCTAGTCATGGATCTTTCGAGCCTCAAAGTTGAACCTATCCGGGCGATGTTGAAGAGTAAAGCCTCCGTTGTGGGACTACATCCTATGTTTGGAGGAAGTGTGTCTTCTTTTGCAGGGCAGACTATCATAGCCTGCCCTGTGCGCATTGATTCATCCATCTGGGAAAGACTTAAACTAGAATTCGAAGCTGAAGGGATGGTGGTTAAAGAATGTCCGCCAGAAAGGCATGACGAACTCATGTCAATCATCCAGGTGCTCTTTCATCTTAGCACCATGATTCAGGGGCGAGTTATTAGAGAACTAGGGATTGATATTGAAGAAACCCTTGAATATACAAGCCCGGTTTACAGAATGGAGATAAGCATCTTGGGACGTATGTTCGCTCAAAGTGGATGGCTATACGGAGCCATTTCTCAGATGAATCCCCATACCCCTCGAATTGTCGCATTAATCCAGGAAATTTTAAAAGAATACTCACTATGGTTACAGGATAAAGATCTTCAAGCTCTGGTTGAAGATTTTAATAAAACTAGAAATCACCTTGGTTCTTTCTGTGCCAGAGCCTATGAGGAAAGTTCACAACTTATTGAAGTTAGCTCAAAGTTGTTCACCTTGCGGAACTAA
- a CDS encoding indolepyruvate oxidoreductase subunit beta, with the protein MEREDMLRIFFVGVGGQGVLLATRLIGEAGLLGGVPVSMSEVHGMAQRGGVVESTVVLGNRASAVIGEGEADVMVAFEPLEALRALPKCHKGSLVITNTAQIPPFSVTQGASKYPPIDEITTILSRAVGNFYTIDALNIALRAGSEQAVNVVLVGFLTGLMENYGNKIFPSLDLLTKATELIVPQKFLQTNLKAFEMGYEESKKIR; encoded by the coding sequence ATGGAAAGAGAAGATATGCTTCGAATATTCTTTGTTGGGGTAGGAGGGCAGGGGGTTTTACTTGCGACGCGTCTCATAGGGGAAGCAGGGCTTTTGGGGGGTGTCCCGGTGTCGATGAGCGAAGTTCACGGGATGGCTCAGCGTGGTGGAGTAGTGGAATCGACGGTCGTGCTGGGTAATCGAGCAAGTGCTGTTATCGGCGAAGGCGAAGCTGATGTGATGGTAGCCTTTGAGCCTTTGGAAGCCCTCAGGGCTCTTCCAAAGTGTCACAAGGGGAGTCTTGTAATAACCAACACTGCTCAAATTCCCCCTTTTTCTGTTACTCAGGGTGCTTCTAAGTATCCACCCATTGACGAAATCACGACAATTTTATCACGTGCGGTCGGCAATTTTTACACTATTGACGCTTTGAATATTGCATTAAGGGCGGGATCCGAACAGGCTGTCAATGTAGTGCTAGTTGGGTTTCTGACAGGTCTTATGGAGAATTATGGGAATAAAATTTTCCCATCTTTGGATTTGTTGACCAAAGCGACTGAATTGATAGTTCCTCAAAAATTTCTTCAGACTAACCTTAAAGCCTTTGAAATGGGCTATGAAGAGAGCAAAAAGATACGATGA
- the iorA gene encoding indolepyruvate ferredoxin oxidoreductase subunit alpha: MRELTSFQNSAVFMLGNEAIVRAALESGVQFVSAYPGTPSSEIIDRMYEIRRETGVRVEYATNEKVSMETAAAVATCGARSLCSMKHVGLNVAADAFMTLAYVGVKAGMVIVTADDPSLHSSQNEQDNRFYARMALVPMLEPATPQEAYIMTKAAFDLSERYGVPCIVRTTTRVNHARGIVRVGDYQPPQDTLGIKGSFVKDPFRYVVVPMVGRRLRMELLKRLEKLEEETELSPFQSVKGDGKLGIITSGISVLYVEDALRDLNMIDRVKILKLGMTFPLPKSLIKNFLKTVESVLIVEELEPYLEEAVRAIAQEAGWMGKIAGKDYIPRAFELNVPLVRTAISKFCNAPYKPRYEAIPADTLPSDLPQRPPNLCPGCPHRTTYYEVKTVFGQEAIYPTDIGCYTLGLLPPLSMADFLICMGSSVSTAGGFSIAQDKPVVAFIGDSTFLHAGIPGLINSAFHNHRFLLVILDNYTTAMTGHQPHPAASMTREGLCEPKVKIEEIAKASGARRVEIVNPIQVKKTIDVLKSVYEDLGKDAGVYVVISRSPCPLLERRVIKKPQKVFFQVDESCDGCGRCLEELACPAFYRENSRVQINRLFCIGCTVCAQICRSVKPVRLS; encoded by the coding sequence ATGAGGGAACTCACATCCTTTCAAAATTCCGCTGTCTTTATGTTAGGTAACGAAGCCATAGTGCGGGCGGCACTGGAAAGTGGAGTGCAGTTTGTTTCGGCATATCCGGGGACGCCTTCTTCAGAGATTATTGACAGGATGTATGAAATCAGGCGGGAGACTGGAGTTCGAGTAGAATACGCCACAAACGAGAAGGTTTCGATGGAAACTGCTGCTGCAGTAGCAACATGTGGAGCAAGAAGCCTGTGTTCAATGAAGCATGTGGGGCTTAATGTGGCTGCAGATGCATTTATGACCCTTGCCTATGTGGGGGTCAAGGCCGGCATGGTTATTGTCACTGCCGATGACCCATCTCTCCATTCCAGTCAGAATGAACAGGACAATCGTTTCTATGCTCGGATGGCTCTTGTTCCTATGCTTGAACCAGCCACCCCGCAGGAAGCCTATATCATGACTAAAGCAGCTTTTGATCTTTCCGAACGTTACGGGGTGCCCTGCATTGTCAGAACGACAACTCGAGTAAATCACGCTCGAGGCATCGTAAGGGTGGGGGACTATCAACCTCCTCAAGACACTTTGGGGATCAAAGGTTCATTTGTGAAAGATCCTTTTCGTTATGTAGTTGTCCCGATGGTTGGACGCAGGCTCCGAATGGAACTTCTAAAACGGCTTGAGAAGCTTGAAGAAGAAACCGAACTCAGTCCTTTTCAGTCTGTTAAGGGCGATGGAAAACTTGGGATTATTACAAGTGGAATTTCGGTTCTGTATGTAGAAGATGCCTTAAGAGATCTGAACATGATTGACAGAGTGAAGATTCTAAAACTAGGCATGACTTTTCCTCTACCTAAATCCCTCATTAAAAACTTTCTTAAGACAGTAGAAAGTGTCCTTATCGTCGAAGAATTAGAACCTTATCTAGAAGAAGCTGTAAGAGCCATCGCTCAGGAAGCTGGATGGATGGGCAAGATAGCGGGTAAAGATTATATACCGAGAGCATTTGAACTGAACGTGCCTTTAGTTAGAACAGCCATAAGTAAATTTTGTAATGCTCCCTACAAACCTAGATATGAAGCAATTCCAGCCGATACTTTACCATCTGATCTTCCCCAACGTCCCCCAAACCTCTGTCCTGGATGTCCTCACAGAACCACTTACTACGAGGTTAAGACCGTATTTGGTCAAGAAGCTATTTACCCAACCGACATTGGCTGTTACACTCTTGGACTTCTCCCGCCCTTGAGCATGGCCGATTTTCTCATATGTATGGGCTCGAGTGTGTCCACGGCCGGTGGTTTTAGCATAGCTCAGGACAAGCCTGTCGTTGCTTTCATAGGAGATTCCACATTTCTCCATGCAGGCATTCCTGGACTTATAAATTCTGCTTTCCATAATCATAGGTTTCTTCTAGTTATCCTCGACAACTACACCACAGCTATGACAGGTCATCAACCTCACCCGGCAGCATCTATGACCAGAGAAGGATTATGCGAACCGAAGGTAAAAATTGAGGAAATCGCTAAAGCCAGCGGAGCCAGACGAGTTGAGATTGTTAATCCCATTCAGGTTAAGAAAACAATTGATGTGCTTAAATCTGTTTATGAAGATTTGGGGAAAGACGCCGGGGTTTATGTGGTTATTTCTCGAAGTCCCTGTCCTTTGTTGGAAAGGAGAGTGATCAAAAAACCCCAGAAGGTTTTCTTCCAGGTTGACGAATCCTGCGACGGCTGCGGGAGATGTCTCGAGGAGCTTGCCTGTCCGGCATTCTATCGAGAAAACAGCAGAGTCCAGATAAACCGACTGTTTTGTATAGGGTGCACTGTTTGTGCTCAAATATGCCGATCAGTTAAACCTGTGCGACTATCGTAA